Proteins encoded in a region of the Planococcus citri chromosome 1, ihPlaCitr1.1, whole genome shotgun sequence genome:
- the sog gene encoding dorsal-ventral patterning protein Sog, with product MKFHACFPLLLAVVIVLLLETCHISCKQLLQLQEDRPHKKPHSTSECLFGKQHKEFGSTWFPDLGPPFDVMYCIRCECLKVTKDNRISGHVKCKNIAKDCQELSCEDQIQVAGRCCKVCRNDTESLAVQQDSTAVIVTEEEEKSSKHYAALLTNTFYLIHKHDAVNMSTANSLGQTATGRFTLHKKNLYYSFITSAYPLPTRPKLVQFIDNSGNIIEEQQVLPMGSVYQNLTGKVCGVWRRMPSEYRAALKEEKLNVALVWEEYDLRIQGSLMKYGPLTKEIFSSLMVSVENSLNTDSVGTAIVSISNVIPTIHIMVVFTGLLSSKRKLDDTVQLKLFSENKQMILSEGTIVVEKPSAELNIIEYTTTVSSVDLVALAQQRVTLTLSSAKYKEPKIVGKIASRVQCELFQTVLSTSHLTSSGNNKFMQIPNRASGISWMFLDKNSALQYHVVLDGISDVSVNLVTSHHSTLVEDLSSDWMKGSLKYLNPKSLEQLYREELAIHIAKINDNSSTLLQGRLTSKLIADAKDTSNPLLLKRTDTSVPADVFGLVWARIDGECSLNYDISLVGKDIDTQQYELYVEDIPFLAPGAPVARRLLEEFKGPNVEGHTFGLSQLELLRLETGVVFLDVWDKKYGQSVLRTRWEKVSIPENCLPHTTDNSTADNNIPSYRLFNDESEQPEVTKCFHGSVYYEHGTQWTSTLNVCSMCNCNRGVTKCDDIQCPALNCPQKYTVPGVCCPSCHNVTEAVTASNGCSFGGQLYPAGSAWYPYMPPNGFETCTICHCDASNFRVRCGRVDCPPLTCEEKLAFRPDKRACCKICPNKTKTIAFDVTVSDQQDPVKSEREILSAGGCKHTYGGGPYENGKEWHPHIYFHGIERCVICRCKDGSVRCNRKKCTKRSCEDECCKLKTKCIKEKNKEQASTSK from the exons GTTACCAAAGATAACAGAATTAGCGGACATGTGAAATGTAAAAACATAGCGAAAGATTGTCAAGAATTATCGTGCGAAGATCAGATACAAGTGGCAGGTCGATGCTGCAAAGTGTGTCGGAATGACACTGAAT ctCTTGCAGTTCAGCAAGATTCTACTGCAGTGATAGTtactgaagaagaagaaaaaagtagtAAAC attatgCGGCGCTTCTTACGAATACATTTTACTTAATTCATAAACATGACGCGGTCAACATGAGTACTGCAAATTCATTAGGACAAACAGCTACTGGACGTTTCACTTTGCACAAGAAAAATCTTTATTATTCTTTTATTACATCTGCGTATCCTTTACCGACGAGGCCAAAACTTGTGCAATTTATCGACAATAGCGGAAATATAATCGAAGAACAACAG GTACTTCCTATGGGCAgtgtttatcaaaatttaactgGTAAAGTTTGCGGCGTATGGAGACGAATGCCCAGTGAATACAGAGCTGcattgaaagaagaaaaacttAACGTCGCCTTAGTGTGGGAAGAATACGATCTACGTATACAAGGATCACTGATGAA gtATGGGCCTTTGACAAAAGAGATTTTCAGTTCGTTGATGGTTTCGGTGGAAAACTCGTTGAATACTGATTCGGTCGGTACAGCTATTGTGTCCATTTCGAATGTTATTCCCACTATTCACATCATGGTCGTGTTCACTGGATTACTCAGCTCTAAACGAAAACTCGACGACACTGTGCAGTTGAAATTGTTTTCCGAGAATAAACAAATGATATTATCAGAAGGG ACAATAGTTGTGGAAAAACCATCGGCTGAATTGAATATTATCGAATACACGACCACAGTTTCATCAGTTGACCTCGTAGCTCTAGCTCAACAGCGTGTCACTCTAACCCTGTCGTCGGCGAAATACAAAGAACCAAAAATTGTCGGCAAAATTGCCTCTCGAGTTCAGTGTGAATTGTTCCAGACTGTTTTATCTACATCACATTTGACCTCATCGGGAAATAACAAATTCATGCAAAT ACCAAACAGAGCATCGGGAATTTCATGGATGTTTCTCGATAAAAACAGTGCTCTGCAATATCACGTAGTATTGGATGGCATTTCTGATGTTTCTgtaaatttag TTACATCACATCATTCAACTTTAGTTGAAGACTTGAGTTCGGATTGGATGAAAGGCAGTTTGAAGTATTTAAATCCGAAATCTTTGGAACAGCTGTACCGTGAAGAATTAGCTATACATATCGCTAAAATAAATGATAACAGTTCAACTCTGCTTCAAGGTCGTTTGACATCGAAACTAATCGCCGATGCTAAAGATACTTCAAATCCTCTATTATTGAAAAGGACCGACACTTCAGTACCTGCCGACGTATTTGGACTGGTGTGGGCTCGTATTGATGGAGAATGCAGTTTAAATTATGAT ATTTCACTCGTTGGCAAAGACATAGACACTCAGCAGTATGAATTATATGTTGAAGATATTCCATTCCTTGCCCCGGGGGCTCCGGTTGCTAGACGATTGTTAGAAGAATTCAAAGGGCCCAATGTCGAAGGGCATACTTTCGGATTATCGCAATTGGAATTATTAAGACTGGAAACAGGAGTAGTGTTCCTAGATGTATGGGACAAGAAATATGGACAATCCGTTCTCAGGACTAGATGGGAGAAA GTCTCAATCCCGGAAAATTGTTTACCACACACGACGGATAATAGTACAGCGGATAACAACATACCATCTTATCGACTATTTAACGATGAATCAGAACAACCGGAAGTCACTAAATGTTTTCACGGCTCGGTATATTACGAGCACGGAACTCAATGGACGTCAACATTGAACGTATGTTCTATGTGCAATTGTAATCGTGGGGTTACTAAATGCGACGATATTCAATGCCCAGCTTTGAATTGCCCGCAAAAATACACCGTTCCTGGCGTTTGCTGTCCTTCGTGTCACA aTGTCACCGAGGCGGTTACTGCAAGTAACGGGTGTTCTTTTGGGGGACAACTTTATCCCGCCGGGTCAGCTTGGTATCCTTATATGCCACCGAATGGTTTTGAAACATGTACCATTTGCCATTGCGAC gcttCGAACTTCCGAGTCAGATGTGGACGTGTAGATTGCCCTCCGTTGACTTGCGAAGAAAAACTAGCCTTTAGGCCGGATAAGAGGGCGTGCTGTAAGATTTGtcctaataaaacaaaaaccatCGCCTTCGATGTGACTGTATCTGATCAACAAGATCCTGTTAAAAGTGAACGAGAAATTTTATCAGCTGGTGGATGTAAACATACCTATGGTGGAGGACCTTACGAAAATGGAAAAGAATGGCATCCTCATATATATTTTCACGGAATCGAAAGATGTGTTATATGCAGATGCAAG GATGGAAGTGTGCGATGTAATAGGAAAAAGTGCACTAAACGTTCCTGCGAAGATGAATGTTGCAAGCTTAAAACAAAATGcatcaaagaaaaaaacaaagaacAAGCTTCAACGTCAAAATGA
- the LOC135831463 gene encoding uncharacterized protein LOC135831463: MTMIDNQIEIAEGRNKYTVKLAVPKYSSGERNMQSIKAAFFGLQMNMFNTLVVFSVVLLLCASIIRAAPTTDELDNYTEATSPTPSTTKSPFTCYGRTPCGWAVYTRWERKFEYFMKNNCACADDKICKIDDDNVSIAAFVYRCFNRTSTDPVEEEWFMKQSHR, encoded by the exons ATGACTATGATCGATAATCAGATCGAGATCGCAGAAGGAAGAAACAAATACACCGTCAAGCTGGCAGTTCCGAAGTATTCGTCTGGAGAAAGAAACATGCAATCTATAAAAGCGGCCTTTTTCGGTTTACAAATGAACATGTTCAATACGTTGGTTGTATTCAGTGTCGTTTTACTTCTCTGCGCATCCATCATTCGAGCTGCACCTACCACCGATGAGTTAGATAATTACACCGAAGCC aCATCACCAACTCCATCCACTACAAAATCACCCTTCACTTGCTATGGCAGAACACCTTGTGGCTGGGCTGTTTACACTCGATGGGAAAGGAAATTCGAATACTTCATGAAAAATAA ttgcgCTTGTGCAGAcgacaaaatttgcaaaatagaTGACGACAATGTATCAATCGCTGCTTTTGTTTATCGTTGCTTCAATAGAACAAGTACCGACCCAGTGGAAGAAGAGTGGTTCATGAAGCAGTCCCAccgataa